TCAATATTTTTTAATTCATTGCCACCGCCAATATTGTAGATTTCCCCTTCTTTACCTTTATGTAGAATCAAATCGATTGCCTCACAGTTATCGATAACATAGAGCCAATCTCTTACATTCATTCCATCGCCATAAAGGGGAAGTGGTTTATCTTCCAGGGCATTCGTTATAAATAGGGGAATTATCTTTTCGGGATACTGGTAGGGACCAAAGTTGTTGGTACTACGAGCGACAATGGTTGGTAAATTGAAGGTGACCCGATATGAATGAACGACCATATCTGCAGCAGCTTTAGAAGCAGCGTATGGACTACTCGGGCTCAAAGGGCTTGTCTCTTTAAATGAGCCCTTCTCAATCGAACCGTAGACTTCATCAGTTGAAATTTGTATAAACCGAGAGATATTGTGTCTTTTGGTTGCTTCCAGGAGATTATGAGTTCCATCTATGTTAGTCCGGAGGAAGTCTGAAGCATCAATTATTGACCTGTCTACATGGGATTGAGCGGCAAAGTTTACTATTGCCTCAGCATTTTTTGACAACTCATCAAC
This DNA window, taken from bacterium, encodes the following:
- the rfbB gene encoding dTDP-glucose 4,6-dehydratase, with translation MRLLVTGGAGFIGSNFIRHIIKKYPQYKIINLDKLAYAGNLDNLKEIESNSNYTFVKGDICDRKIVDELSKNAEAIVNFAAQSHVDRSIIDASDFLRTNIDGTHNLLEATKRHNISRFIQISTDEVYGSIEKGSFKETSPLSPSSPYAASKAAADMVVHSYRVTFNLPTIVARSTNNFGPYQYPEKIIPLFITNALEDKPLPLYGDGMNVRDWLYVIDNCEAIDLILHKGKEGEIYNIGGGNELKNI